Below is a window of Mucilaginibacter ginkgonis DNA.
GCTGTGAATCTGAGTCCAGGAAAACGTCGTTAGTGATATAGGCCTCGCCGGGCGGAAGGTTCTTTTCGATCACCGGGTGGCGGCCGCCTTTAATGTCTATTACGCGGCTGTCGTTAACGTTTGGTTTTACGTAATAGTTCTTTTCAGAAACAGTGGCGAAATTCAGCAGCACATCCAGCCGGGCGATCAACTGCGCGTTAAGTTGTATTGGCTTGATATACTCCGATAGCGTGTATAATAATTCATTGTAGAGCGTTGTTTCCAGCGCGAATATCTTTTCTTCGGCGCCTAAGATCTGCTCCTCATACTCTTTAAGCTCAGGGGTAATGTAGCGCTCGGCGTTTACCAGCGTTTGCTTGCGGATCCACTCTGTCGGCACCTTGTCCCTGTGCGCATGGGTGACTTCCAGGTAGTAACCAAATACATTATTGAAAGATACTTTGAGTGATGGGATACCTGTCAGTTCTGCTTCGCGCTTTTGAATTTCGAGCAAATAGCCCTTACCGCCAAAGGCGATCTTTCGCAACCGGTCGAGTTCTTCATTTATACCTTCGGCCATTACGCCGCCTTTAGCAACAAGTACAGGCGGCTCGCTGTTTAGCTCCAGGCCTATTTTTTCGCAAATGGTGGTACATGGGTTTAGCTGCTCGCCAATAGCTTTCAAAGGGGCGTTATCGGTGTCGCTGCAGATCTTTTTGATCGATTCTATAGCAATCAACGCCTTTCGCAGCTGGCACACTTCGCGTGGGTTAGCTTTCTGCAGGGCTATCTTTGATATCAGCCTTTCCAGGTCACCTATCTGCCGTATGCATTGCTGGAACTCTTCGCGCAGATCAACATCGGTCAGCAAATGTTCAACTACATCCAAACGGTCTTTGATAGGTTTCAGCTCCTTCAGCGGCATCACTATCCAGCGGCGCAGCAGGCGGGCACCCATAGGTGTGCAGGTGTTATCGAGCACATCAGCAAGGGTAACAGCGTTCTCATTATGCGAACCGATAAGTTCCAGATTGCGTATGCTAAAGCGGTCCATCCACAAGTAGCGCGCTTCTTCTATCCGGCTTATGGCCGATATGTGCTGCAGGTTGCGGTGCTCGGTCTCATTTAAATAATGAAGTGCCACCCCCGCCGCCACAATACCCAAGTTGAGCCGCTCTATGCCAAAACCTTTTAAAGATTGTACGCCAAAGTGTTTTAACAGCGTCTCGTAAGCATAATCGCCGCTGTAAGGCCAATCGTCGAGGGTGAAGGTGTAAAACCTGTCGCCGAAAGTGTCTTTGAAGTCCTGCTTCTTTCCTTTGGGATAGATCACCTCGCTCGGCGCGAAGCTTTGCAGTAATTTGTCTACGTATTCGAGGTTGCCTTGTGCGGTTATAAACTCACCGGTAGAAATATCCAGAAAAGCCACGCCGGCACTATTCTTCTCAAAATAGATTGACGCCAGGTAATTATTGCGCTTTTGTTGGAGGATATTATCATTGGTGGCTACCCCAGGCGTAACCAATTCGGTTACACCGCGCTTTACAATGGTTTTGGTGGTCTTGGGATCTTCGAGCTGATCGCAGATGGCAACCCGCTGACCCGCCCTTACCAGTTTTGGCAAATAGGTTTCGAGCGAGTGGTGCGGAAAGCCGGCCAGTTCCTGATTACTTGCCGAGCCATTTGCGCGCTTGGTAAGCACGATGCCCAAAATACCCGCGGCTTTAATAGCATCCTCGCCAAAAGTTTCGTAAAAATCGCCCACACGGAACAGCAATAAAGCACCCGGATATTTCTGCTTTATCTGGTTGTACTGCTGCTGTAAAGGCGTTTCTTTTTGCGCGGACTTTGCCAAAAGTAAAATTGATTTTAAAGGCTAAAGTTAAGCCCTTTGCCGCGATTATGTTTCTTTGTTGAAAAGTTGCAATAATGTTAGTAAGCCGCCTTTTATGATGCCGTTCTGGCCAGGTATTTTTTTCGCAGCCATTCGCGTACGGGCTCGTCGTACAACTTTAAAGCGGTATATGCCAGAGTGACCGCGGATACCACCACCACAACTATCCATGGCCAGCCTTGTGCCAACGGTACCTTTTTGTCGACTACCCAGGCAGTAAAAATGTAGATAATAGGGTAGTGGGTAATGTAGATAGGATAGGAGATATCACCCAGGAACTTACATACCTTTTTTCCGGCCGCGCTTATAATGGTGCCGCTGGCGCCTATCCATACGATCAACGGGAACATCAATATCACACAGAATGACTCGTAAAGGCCATTGATCCATACGCGTTCGTGGCCGCCTAACCGCGGAACCAGGAATAAAGCCAGCAACAGCACACTGCAAATAGGGAAGGCATATTTTACATGCTTAACGAGGTTTAAACGGCATAACAGCACCCCGCCAAAAAACGGGAACATCATACGGGTGAGGCCTATCATTTGCTGCTCGTTGTTTAGCGCCCAGCCGCCTATCAGGTCGCCGGATTTGCCGGTTACCAGGTAATATACCATCCACGCTGCCGAGAGTATGACCAGTATCCATAGCAATAGTTTAGAGAATCGTCGCACGATCAGCCCGTACAAAATGTTGGCGATGTACTCAAAGTACAGGGACCAGCATGGGCCGTTGAGCGGGTGCATTTCCTGCCAGCCGCGTATATCTGCGGATATAGGTAACGGCAGCAGCGTAAAGCCGAACACCATTACCAGCAGCATTTTCCATACAGGTGTGCCGTTGATGAGCGGAAACAAACTGCTGCCCTGGAAATAAAACAAAGCGGCACCAACCATCGACCCGACGATTACCATGGGCTGCAGACGGATCAACCTGCGTTTAAAAAAGTCCCAGGTTGTCATTTTACCCCAGCGGCTGTCGTACGCGTAGGCCACTACGAAACCCGAAAGCAAAAAGAAAAAGTCTACTGCAAGGTAACCGTGATTAGGGAATAATTTATAATAATCGCCGCCGTCAAATGCCTCAAAGCAGTGAAATATCACCACCTGCAAAGCGGCAACGCCGCGCAGGCCGTCGAGTATCTGGTAATGGTTCTTGGTTTCAAAGTTGGCAGTGGTTGTGGCCATTGATGTGTTGGGTTATAAGTTTAAATTGGGTGATGGTAAATATAAAACATAAAGCGCTTCTACCAAGCTTTTCCGTACGCAGGATGCATCTTAAAAAGAAAATTTTGTGACATGATGCCGCGGGTGTAACATGAAACACTTTCCCTACCAAAAACTGACTTATTGGTATCTGACAAGAAATTGTCAGCATTATAAGATGCTGATAATCAAACTCGCATGATCGTGTCAGTGTAACTGAACTCGCAAAAAGATTTAAAAAGTGTTTCACCTGTTACAACGATGTTACACTGGCAAAATAGTGTCACCACCCGGTCGAATCGTGACATTTAAATGTTATAACATCTAATTTAAAGTTTTACGTTTGTGCCATAACTCACTAAAAGAACGATCATGAAAAAAATTACTTTAATCGCTGCTTTCGTTTTAGGCAGCATGGCATTATTTGCCCAAACTGCCTGGAAGAATGACAAAGCGCATTCTCACTTAAAATTTACCATTACACACTTAGCGGTGTCAGACGTTGATGGTTTGTTCAAAGATTTCGACGCGACTATCGTTTCAGCAAAACCTGATTTCTCTGACGCGAAATTCACACTGACCGCTAAAGTTGCATCTATCAACACAGAAAACAGCATGCGCGACAATCACCTGCAAAGCGCAGAGTTTTTCGACGCGGCCAATAACCCTAATATCACTTTCGTAAGCACAGGCTTAAAGAAAGTTGCTGCTGGTAAATATAAATTGATGGGCAACCTTACCATGCACGGCATTACCAAACCGGTTACATTCGACCTTTGGTACCGCGGTACCATCACCAACCCTATGAGCAAAAGCGACGACGCCGGCTTTAAGATCAGCGGTACTGTTAAACGCTCTGACTTTAAATTGGGCGATAAATACCCTAACGCTGTGATCAGCGACGAAGTAGTGATCGCTGCTGATGGCGAGTTTGCTAAAAGTTAATTTTAAGCGTCTACATATAAAAAGCCGCCTTGCGAAAGCAAGGCGGCTTTTTTTATTTTAATGAAAATGGATATCTAAAATATCAGAAATGTTACCACGGCGAAAGTGCGGTGATAATTAAAATAATGCTATTCCCAAATATTTACAATGCATTTTGTCAATAGATGTAAATTATCAGACATTTTAATTGTATTTGTGGCGTATTTAGGACTAAATCATAACTATTGATTAATTCTAACGCCGAAAGAACCGATTTTTTTAAATTTTAGAAATTATTGTAACAAATCTGTTATAAATAGTTTGCAATTCACTATCTTAAGGGCACTAATTGATTTGGCCTTTAAACTTATGTGCAAACCCCTAAAATTATCCTTGTTGCTCCAGGAGCAGATAGGGCAAATGCAGCCAACCGCAACGCCTTTTTCTTTTGCGCCCACTATCAATGATCTGCTAAGTATTGCCCAGATTTTAAATGTAGATGTTGTACAAATACTTCAACAAGCCCGCACTTCTTAGATAGAAGTGGCGGGGTTTTGACTACTAGAGAACCATACTAACGCTGTGATCAGCGACGAGGTAGTGATCGCTGCAGACGGCGAGTTTTCTAAAAGTTAATTTTAAGCATCTGCATATGAGAAAGCCGCCTTGTGTATACGAGGCGGTTTTTTATTAGAATGATAAACGAAACAAATTTTCTTTGAACTCTGAAACGATAATTGAATTGGTGACGCTCATTCGCCGCTGGGCTCGACACTTTTGTCTTAGCCACAAAAGTGTCCAAAAAGGCCAAGTCAGCGCAAGGCTTCTTTTGCCGCACAGGCCTTTGCCCGGCAAAATATTTTGCAGGCCCTCATCACACAAGCCCTCAGTGACGCAAAATATTTATCACCGAAGCTGCGCGCTGACGTTTGAACCTTGCAGATAAAAAAAGCGGTGGCCTCGGCAGAAAAGGCGGGCCGGCGTTGGCGTGTCCCGATAGCTATCGGGAGGCGTTTTAGCTTTTTCGGGCCGTAACCGAAAAAGCGTTAAGAAACGACAGGGCGGGCTGAAGCGTTTTTCTGCCTTGATTTTTTGGTTACTTTTTCATCTAAGGAAAAAGTAACAAAGCCCAGCGGCGAATGAGCGCAAAAACGATGTCTTGTGGGATGCCGAAACAATGCCGATTGTAACCCGGACGGCATGACCTATATTTTGAGGGCCAATGGTTTTTAATCAAAAATCTTCCCTGGGTTCAGTATATAATTCGGGTCGAACACCTGTTTGATGCCTCGCCACAGCGCAAAATGAACCGGACTATATTTTATACCCATAAACCCTTTTTGCACCAAGCCGATACCGTGCTCGCCGGATAGTGTGCCGCCAAGGCTTACTGTGAGTTCAAAAATCTCGCGGATACCGTCTTTAAGTTTTGTGTTCCAGTCGGCATCGCTCATATTGCCTTTCACAATGTTTACGTGCAGGTTACCATCGCCGGCGTGGCCGTAGCAAACCGACTCGAAACCATATCTCGCGCCTTTCTCTTTGATGCCTTTAATCAGTTGAGGCAAAGCCGCGCGTGGCACAACGGTATCCTCTTCTTTATAAACCGAGTTTGATTTAACCGATACTGCCATAGTGCGGCGCATTTGCCAAAGCTCTTCCTTTTGCGCGGCGGTGTCGGCAAATAAAACATCCTTACAATTGTAATTCTCCAATAAATTGTTGATCTGCTCGGCAGCGTCGAAAATTACATCCTGGTTGGTGCCGTCTACCTCGATGAGTAAAAACGCGCCTACATCATCCTTTAAGTCGAACGCTATACCATCGTTCTCTATCACCCATTCCACACCGCGGCGTTCCATAAACTCCAGCGCGGATGGTACAACACCGGCCCTGAATATAGCAGACACGGCAGCGCAAGCATCTTCATTGGTGCCGAATGAGGCCAGCATAAGTGCATCGATGGTAGGACGTGGTATCAGCTTAACCACTATAGCGGTAACGATACCCAGCGTACCTTCTGAGCCAATAAAAAGCTGTGTTAAATTATAACCTGATGAATATTTTAAGGTGTTAGCACCCGTCCAGATGATCTCGCCGCTTGGCAACACCACTTGCAAGTTTAAAATATACTCGCGGATGGTACCGTACTTTACCACCCTTGGGCCACCGCTGCCATGAGACACATTGCCGCCTATAAAGCAACTGCCTTTACTGGCAGGGTCAACCGGATATAGCAGCCCTTTTTCGGCCACGGCATCCATAAACGTTTCGGTGATCACGCCGGGTTCTACGGTCGCCTGCAGGTTCTGCTCGTCAATTTCGATAATGCTATTGAAGCGTTCCATCGCTATAAGCAATCCGCCGTTGACCGGTAACGCGCCGCCACTAAGACCCGTGCCCGCACCCCGGGGTGTTACGGGAATGTGGTTATCGTTGCACAGCTTTAACAATGCCGCAACCTCTTCTGCCGTGTGTGGCCTTGCTACCACCTGCGGATAAAAGTGCAGGTCTTCTGTCTCGTCATGGCTGTAGGGCTCGGTATCATCCTTACCGGTAAGCACAAACTGCTCGCCAACGATAGATATTATTTCTGTTAAAAGCGCGTCGCTTATTTGTTGGTAGTCGGTTTTCATTTGTTGTAAGTAATAGTAACAGAAGAGTATTTCACTTTTCCTTTAAGTGGAGGAGTTAGCTTTTTAACGCGCACCAAAATGGTTTTCGCGAAGTTAAACTCAGACTTTATCCGGTCTACAATAGCCTGTGCCACAGTTTCCAAAAGTTTGCGTGTGATCTTCATTTCTTCTTCGGCTATCTCATGCAAACGCTCGTAATTAAGCGTGTTAGACAGTTTGTCTTCTGTAAACGCGCCGTCAATTTCAAAACCCACTTCAATATCCAGCATAAAACGGTTACCCAGTTGCTGCTCCTCGGCATAGTAACCGTGCCTTGCAAAAAACTCGGCACCGTGCAGTGCTACTTCTATCATTTTTCAAAAGTAAATTAACACGGGCAAAATCGCCAATGATTATAAAGCTTTGTTAGATTTGCCTACCAACGTACACCAGTTATGGCCAGGACAGACCTTTTTGAATCGCCCGATTATTATTTAGTTGACGAATTACTGACCGATGAACATAAACTCATCAGGCAGTCGGTTCGTGATTGGGTTAAAAAGGAATTGAGCCCTATCATTGAAGATTATGCCCAGCGGGCCGAGTTCCCCAGGCACCTGATAAAAGGTTTGGCAGAGGTAGGTGCTTTCGGGCCGACCATCCCAACAGAATACGGCGGGGCAGGCTTAGATTATACCGCTTACGGCATTATTATGCAGGAACTGGAACGCGGCGACTCGGGGATCCGCTCAACGGCTTCAGTACAAGGTTCGCTGGTGATGTACCCGATATTCGCTTACGGTTCTGAAGAGCAGAAGAAAAAATATTTGCCAAAACTGGCGTCGGGCGAGATGATGGGCTGCTTTGGTTTAACGGAGCCCGACCATGGCTCTAACCCCGGCGGCATGACTACCACCATCAAAGACGCTGGCGACCACTATATTCTTAACGGCGCTAAGATGTGGATATCAAACTCACCATTCGCGGATATTGCCATTGTTTGGGCCAGGGATGATGAAGGCAAAGTGCGCGGGTTGATCGCGGAGCGGGGCATGGACGGTTTCAGCACGCCCGAGACGCATAATAAATGGTCGCTGCGAGCATCAGCTACCGGCGAATTGGTTTTCGATAACGTGAAGATCCCTAAAGAAAATATCCTGCCTAACGTATCGGGATTGAAAGGTCCGCTTGGCTGCTTAAACCAGGCACGTTATGGTATTGCCTGGGGCGCTATTGGCGCGGCTATGGATTGTTACGATACGGCCCTGCGTTACGCCAAAGAGCGGGTGCAGTTTGGCAAGCCGATAGCAGGTTTCCAACTGCAGCAGAAAAAGCTGGCCGAAATGATCACTGAGATTACCAAAGCGCAGCTTTTGGTGTGGCGTTTGGGAACGTTGAAAAGCGAAAACCGGGCAACGGCGGCACAAATATCCATGGCTAAACGTAACAGTGTGGAAACCGCTATAACCATAGCACGTGAAGCACGCCAGATACTGGGCGGTATGGGCATAACGGGCGAATACAGCATAATGCGCCACATGATGAACCTCGAATCTGTAATTACTTACGAGGGCACGCATGATATTCATTTATTGATCACCGGTATGGATATTACCGGTTTAGATGCTTTTAAATAGCATCTGTTTGAAAATGAATAGCGCTTTTATGAGCAATTGTGCAGCGTTATGTTATATTTGTTGTAACACTTGTTAATAATGCTCCTGACCCGCGCATTTCTATCCCCTTTTTATAAGAACGGTTTCATGCTGTTTTGCGGGATGGTGTTGGTGTTTTTAATAGCCGCCTGCGATAAACAGGCTAACAAATCGGAAGATTATACCCTCCAGTTTAAAAAGATTAGAGATAGTGCCGGCAAGATTGCCGTTAAAGATCCGCACAAAGCTTTACAGTACCTCGACTCTGGTTTCGCGACCATAAAAAATCCGACTTTCGACGACCGCTTCAGGGTAAAAGCAGATCATTTCTTTACCAAGCTAAAGTCTGACAGAAATTTTAGAGGGGCGTTAATGTCTGCTGATAGTATGCTTGATTTTGTAGGCACAAATGGCGGACAGCAAGCCCACCCGGCAGATTTTGCAGAGGCAAACTTTGCCAAAGGCGACGCTTTTTACGAGTTGCGAAACTACAATGATGCCTACCGCTATTACTTTAACGGGTACATTCACGGCAAAAAGTTTTTCGATAAATATGTGCTGTCGAGCTATAGTTATCGCATGGGTATGCTTACATATCAGCAGCAGCGGTTCGCGCTGTCAGCAACGTTCTTTAAAGAGAGTTTCGAGCAAGCCGAGCCATATACTTCAACCTTCCCGATCTTTTTTCGCAACCAGGAAGTTTTAGATAACCTGGGAATCGTTTACCGCGATATGGAGAAAACCGACAGCGCGCTTATCTATTTTGATAAGACGCTGGCCTACCTCGATGAAAATGCTGCGCGTTTTAAGCCGCAAGCAAAATCAATTGAAGTGGCTAAGGCCGTGGTTTTTGGAAACCAGGCAGATATTTATGTAAAAAGAGGGGCATATGATACTGCAGAGAAGCTGTATAAAAACAGCATCGCCATAAACCTCGAGACTACAGGTGATAACTCTGATGCTATGCTTACCGAGATTAAACTAGCCAAAGTTTATCGCGACCAGCACAGAGCAGAAGATCTGCAGCAATTGTTAGACAGCTTGCATACACAGCTTGAAGCCATCCCTGCAGAGAAAAAAACCGACGACAATAAAAAAGTAGAAGCCGACTGGTTCCTGCTCAAGAGCAACCTGTTCGAACGGCAAAATAAGCTTGACCTGGCACTGCGCTATAACCAGCGGTACAATCAGTTAAAAGATTCTGTAGCCGAGAACAGCCGCAAGATCAAAGAGATGAGCGTGACTGACAGCTTTGAAAATTACGATAAGCAAAACCAGATAGATACGCTTACACGCTACAACCGGCTGCAGAAAATATACTTGCTTGTTACAGTTTTGGCGGGCTTGCTGGCACTTGTTGTGATCTTTATGATCTACCGCAACTGGCTGCGCTCTAAGCGCGAAATAAACATCGTAAGCAACCTTAACAAGGAAGTATTGAAACAAAAAGGCGACCTGGAACAAACGCTGAACCGCCTCAATGAAAGCAGCCGTGAGAAGGATCGCATAGTTCACACCGTAGCACACGATCTGCGTAACCCTTTGGGTGGCATAGCGTCACTAGCCAATATCATGTCTGAGGATGAGCTGGACGAAGAGATGAAGGAATACGTAGACCTGATCAAAGAAACTGCCGACAATTCCCTTCAACTGATTAATGAGATTTTCGAGGCAACGGATGTTGGCATCGGTGTGGTAGAGTTATTACCTGTCGAAGTAAACTCGTTGTTGCACAACGTAGCGGAGCTGTTGCGCTTCAAGGCTGCCGAAAAGCATCAAAAGGTGATATTGCGCCAGTTGGCTATTGACCGCAACATTTGGGGCAGCCGCGAAAAACTGTGGCGGGTGCTAAGCAACCTGATGGTGAACGCCATAAAATTTAGCCCCGCGCATACCCAGATCATTTTAGAGGCGCAAGACATGGGTAAAGAGATAATGATCTGCGTTCGGGATAATGGTATTGGTATCCCTGCCGATATCAAACCGAAGATATTCAACATGTTTACAGAAGCGAAGAGGCTGGGTACAATGGGCGAAAAGTCCTTTGGCTTAGGCCTCTCTATCTGCAAGCAGATAATAGAGAAACACGGCGGCCGCATTTGGGTTGATGATAACCCCGGGGGCGGAAGTGTGTTCTGCATCGCCCTGCAAAAAGCGGTGTAACTATTTAGAACTTGCTAAAAAATCCCGGAACCAATACCCCGAGTCCTTCACCGTACGTTTTAAAGTATCAAAGTCGACATGCACTAAACCAAAGCGTGGATGAAAACCTTCGGCCCATTCAAAATTATCGGTAAACGTCCAGATGAAATAACCTTCTACGTTACAGCCTTCATTTTTGGCTTTTAACACCTGCGCCATATGCGATTGCAGGTAGGCTATCCGTCTATGGTCATGCACCCGGTTGCCTTCAACCTCATCCTTAAATGCCACGCCGTTTTCTGTAACCAGAATTTTTTTAACGCCTTCATAAGCGCTAAATTTTTTTACCATTTCATAGATGCACGGTGGATATACTTCCCAGCCCATCTCGGTTAATTCTACGCCGCGGTTTTTAGCATGCACCAGGCTAGCGCCCACATAGGGCGTAAAAAATGAATACTTTACGATCTCGCGGGTATAATTCTGCACGCCGATAAAATCAAAGTCAAATTTCATGGCCTCTTCATCGCCGGGCATCATTAACCGATCCAGTTTACGCAGAACAGGCACCTCTTTAACAGGGTATCCCAAACCTAATATAGGCTCTATGTATAAGCGGTTCAGCAAAACATCGATCCTGTTCGCCGCCGCGATATCGCGCGCGCTTTGGGAAAATGGTTCAACCAGGGACGATGAAAACGTAGTGCCTATTTGCGCGTCGTGTAATTTCTCCCTTAATATTCTGCCGCCCGCGGCCATGCACAGTACCGCGTGATGAACCGCCGGTAAAAAGTTGCGGATACCATTTCGGCCGGGTGCATGTATGCCTAAAAAATAACCTGCCCCTGCAAAAGCAGATGGTTCGTTCATTACCATCCAATGTTTTACACGGTCGCCAAAGGCATCTGCACAAACGGTGACGTACTCGCTAAACCACTTAATTATCTGCCGGTTGGTCCAGCCGCCATGATTTTCCAGTACCTGGGGCAGGTCCCAGTGATAAATGGTTACCCAAGGCTCAATACCTTGTTCAAGACAGTAATTTATAACGTTGTTATAATAGTCTATGCCCGCCTGATTAACTTCGCCGGTGCCTGCGGGTAAAATGCGCGACCATGACAGTGAGAACCGAAAATGAGGAATATTGAGTGACTTAAGGATATCGATATCCTCTTTATACCGATGATAAAAATCGCAGGTTGTAGTGGCTTTGTCGCCGTTCTTTATCTTGCCTTTCTTGCTGCTGAACACGTCCCAAACGGACGGGCTTTTGCCGTCGACGTCCACCGCGCCTTCAATCTGAAATGCTGCGACTGAAACACCCCAGACAAAATCTTCGCCAAACTGGTCCCTGTTTAACCCGGTCATACGTTAAGGCAAAGTAAGGCAAAAGGACTGGCTGGCCGCAATATTTTAGAATAAATAA
It encodes the following:
- the mutS gene encoding DNA mismatch repair protein MutS produces the protein MAKSAQKETPLQQQYNQIKQKYPGALLLFRVGDFYETFGEDAIKAAGILGIVLTKRANGSASNQELAGFPHHSLETYLPKLVRAGQRVAICDQLEDPKTTKTIVKRGVTELVTPGVATNDNILQQKRNNYLASIYFEKNSAGVAFLDISTGEFITAQGNLEYVDKLLQSFAPSEVIYPKGKKQDFKDTFGDRFYTFTLDDWPYSGDYAYETLLKHFGVQSLKGFGIERLNLGIVAAGVALHYLNETEHRNLQHISAISRIEEARYLWMDRFSIRNLELIGSHNENAVTLADVLDNTCTPMGARLLRRWIVMPLKELKPIKDRLDVVEHLLTDVDLREEFQQCIRQIGDLERLISKIALQKANPREVCQLRKALIAIESIKKICSDTDNAPLKAIGEQLNPCTTICEKIGLELNSEPPVLVAKGGVMAEGINEELDRLRKIAFGGKGYLLEIQKREAELTGIPSLKVSFNNVFGYYLEVTHAHRDKVPTEWIRKQTLVNAERYITPELKEYEEQILGAEEKIFALETTLYNELLYTLSEYIKPIQLNAQLIARLDVLLNFATVSEKNYYVKPNVNDSRVIDIKGGRHPVIEKNLPPGEAYITNDVFLDSDSQQIIIITGPNMAGKSALLRQTGLIVLMAQMGCFVPAKEASIGLVDKIFTRVGASDNLTSGESTFMVEMNETASILNNISDRSLILLDEIGRGTSTYDGISIAWAIAEYLHSHPSAQAKTLFATHYHELNELSNTFPRIKNYNVTVKEVGQQIIFLRKLVPGGSEHSFGIHVAKLAGMPQKVLARANDILKRLEAERTGGEHIKESMKKVQKQAMQLQMFSIDDPILVKIRDTLNNLDVNTLTPVEAMMKLDEIQRMIKG
- a CDS encoding acyltransferase family protein; protein product: MATTTANFETKNHYQILDGLRGVAALQVVIFHCFEAFDGGDYYKLFPNHGYLAVDFFFLLSGFVVAYAYDSRWGKMTTWDFFKRRLIRLQPMVIVGSMVGAALFYFQGSSLFPLINGTPVWKMLLVMVFGFTLLPLPISADIRGWQEMHPLNGPCWSLYFEYIANILYGLIVRRFSKLLLWILVILSAAWMVYYLVTGKSGDLIGGWALNNEQQMIGLTRMMFPFFGGVLLCRLNLVKHVKYAFPICSVLLLALFLVPRLGGHERVWINGLYESFCVILMFPLIVWIGASGTIISAAGKKVCKFLGDISYPIYITHYPIIYIFTAWVVDKKVPLAQGWPWIVVVVVSAVTLAYTALKLYDEPVREWLRKKYLARTAS
- a CDS encoding YceI family protein, whose protein sequence is MKKITLIAAFVLGSMALFAQTAWKNDKAHSHLKFTITHLAVSDVDGLFKDFDATIVSAKPDFSDAKFTLTAKVASINTENSMRDNHLQSAEFFDAANNPNITFVSTGLKKVAAGKYKLMGNLTMHGITKPVTFDLWYRGTITNPMSKSDDAGFKISGTVKRSDFKLGDKYPNAVISDEVVIAADGEFAKS
- a CDS encoding FAD-binding oxidoreductase — its product is MKTDYQQISDALLTEIISIVGEQFVLTGKDDTEPYSHDETEDLHFYPQVVARPHTAEEVAALLKLCNDNHIPVTPRGAGTGLSGGALPVNGGLLIAMERFNSIIEIDEQNLQATVEPGVITETFMDAVAEKGLLYPVDPASKGSCFIGGNVSHGSGGPRVVKYGTIREYILNLQVVLPSGEIIWTGANTLKYSSGYNLTQLFIGSEGTLGIVTAIVVKLIPRPTIDALMLASFGTNEDACAAVSAIFRAGVVPSALEFMERRGVEWVIENDGIAFDLKDDVGAFLLIEVDGTNQDVIFDAAEQINNLLENYNCKDVLFADTAAQKEELWQMRRTMAVSVKSNSVYKEEDTVVPRAALPQLIKGIKEKGARYGFESVCYGHAGDGNLHVNIVKGNMSDADWNTKLKDGIREIFELTVSLGGTLSGEHGIGLVQKGFMGIKYSPVHFALWRGIKQVFDPNYILNPGKIFD
- the folB gene encoding dihydroneopterin aldolase, with translation MIEVALHGAEFFARHGYYAEEQQLGNRFMLDIEVGFEIDGAFTEDKLSNTLNYERLHEIAEEEMKITRKLLETVAQAIVDRIKSEFNFAKTILVRVKKLTPPLKGKVKYSSVTITYNK
- a CDS encoding acyl-CoA dehydrogenase family protein: MARTDLFESPDYYLVDELLTDEHKLIRQSVRDWVKKELSPIIEDYAQRAEFPRHLIKGLAEVGAFGPTIPTEYGGAGLDYTAYGIIMQELERGDSGIRSTASVQGSLVMYPIFAYGSEEQKKKYLPKLASGEMMGCFGLTEPDHGSNPGGMTTTIKDAGDHYILNGAKMWISNSPFADIAIVWARDDEGKVRGLIAERGMDGFSTPETHNKWSLRASATGELVFDNVKIPKENILPNVSGLKGPLGCLNQARYGIAWGAIGAAMDCYDTALRYAKERVQFGKPIAGFQLQQKKLAEMITEITKAQLLVWRLGTLKSENRATAAQISMAKRNSVETAITIAREARQILGGMGITGEYSIMRHMMNLESVITYEGTHDIHLLITGMDITGLDAFK
- a CDS encoding tetratricopeptide repeat-containing sensor histidine kinase gives rise to the protein MLLTRAFLSPFYKNGFMLFCGMVLVFLIAACDKQANKSEDYTLQFKKIRDSAGKIAVKDPHKALQYLDSGFATIKNPTFDDRFRVKADHFFTKLKSDRNFRGALMSADSMLDFVGTNGGQQAHPADFAEANFAKGDAFYELRNYNDAYRYYFNGYIHGKKFFDKYVLSSYSYRMGMLTYQQQRFALSATFFKESFEQAEPYTSTFPIFFRNQEVLDNLGIVYRDMEKTDSALIYFDKTLAYLDENAARFKPQAKSIEVAKAVVFGNQADIYVKRGAYDTAEKLYKNSIAINLETTGDNSDAMLTEIKLAKVYRDQHRAEDLQQLLDSLHTQLEAIPAEKKTDDNKKVEADWFLLKSNLFERQNKLDLALRYNQRYNQLKDSVAENSRKIKEMSVTDSFENYDKQNQIDTLTRYNRLQKIYLLVTVLAGLLALVVIFMIYRNWLRSKREINIVSNLNKEVLKQKGDLEQTLNRLNESSREKDRIVHTVAHDLRNPLGGIASLANIMSEDELDEEMKEYVDLIKETADNSLQLINEIFEATDVGIGVVELLPVEVNSLLHNVAELLRFKAAEKHQKVILRQLAIDRNIWGSREKLWRVLSNLMVNAIKFSPAHTQIILEAQDMGKEIMICVRDNGIGIPADIKPKIFNMFTEAKRLGTMGEKSFGLGLSICKQIIEKHGGRIWVDDNPGGGSVFCIALQKAV
- a CDS encoding GH1 family beta-glucosidase, translated to MTGLNRDQFGEDFVWGVSVAAFQIEGAVDVDGKSPSVWDVFSSKKGKIKNGDKATTTCDFYHRYKEDIDILKSLNIPHFRFSLSWSRILPAGTGEVNQAGIDYYNNVINYCLEQGIEPWVTIYHWDLPQVLENHGGWTNRQIIKWFSEYVTVCADAFGDRVKHWMVMNEPSAFAGAGYFLGIHAPGRNGIRNFLPAVHHAVLCMAAGGRILREKLHDAQIGTTFSSSLVEPFSQSARDIAAANRIDVLLNRLYIEPILGLGYPVKEVPVLRKLDRLMMPGDEEAMKFDFDFIGVQNYTREIVKYSFFTPYVGASLVHAKNRGVELTEMGWEVYPPCIYEMVKKFSAYEGVKKILVTENGVAFKDEVEGNRVHDHRRIAYLQSHMAQVLKAKNEGCNVEGYFIWTFTDNFEWAEGFHPRFGLVHVDFDTLKRTVKDSGYWFRDFLASSK